In one window of Eggerthella guodeyinii DNA:
- a CDS encoding pyridoxamine 5'-phosphate oxidase family protein: MTHFPLRRAERAMSRDEALTVLDAAEFVTVSTVDDDGMPYGVPLSFVRTGEALYFHATNEGGHKAADFRRDNRVCATAVTGVGAFFEDGDFTTSFQSVMAFGRIREVSDVGEFKHALVNLCMKYVPEAKHGIGRAMELEGPHTAVWAIDIDELSGKARSGPRRADEGA; encoded by the coding sequence ATGACCCATTTTCCCCTGCGCCGCGCTGAGCGGGCGATGTCGCGCGACGAGGCGCTGACCGTGCTCGACGCCGCGGAGTTCGTCACCGTGTCCACCGTGGACGACGACGGCATGCCCTACGGCGTGCCGCTCTCCTTCGTGCGCACGGGCGAGGCGCTGTACTTCCACGCCACGAACGAAGGCGGCCACAAGGCGGCGGACTTCCGACGCGACAACCGCGTGTGCGCGACCGCGGTAACGGGCGTCGGAGCGTTCTTCGAGGACGGCGATTTCACCACGAGCTTCCAGTCGGTCATGGCGTTCGGCCGCATCCGCGAGGTGTCCGACGTGGGCGAGTTCAAGCACGCGCTGGTGAACCTGTGCATGAAGTACGTGCCCGAAGCGAAGCACGGCATCGGGCGTGCGATGGAGCTGGAAGGGCCGCACACTGCCGTGTGGGCCATCGACATCGACGAGCTCAGCGGCAAGGCGCGCTCGGGCCCCCGCCGCGCGGACGAGGGGGCGTAA
- a CDS encoding helix-turn-helix transcriptional regulator, with amino-acid sequence MNQTDHSDNMADASLRRHHTCVRVALLVCGIMLVGIWSNLFGYSALLLPDPSGEYGTTLSDWYVGGRLASALLFVVLARPLERRQGAIGLLVGIGLSPLVLIIALSARQGTADTALLSSTTLLPLGAFAAGIGFLLLSVPLFIRLIHELPSRWAALATMVGIVGECAVSSALSFYGSLDVQLIACTIAPAASGLCLFASERLAARDGAKAKTEDDNEAESAIASRPQDGGMPRAYDARNFFGTALMLLQLSFAMVLASSLRSLSSIGPWGLLHEGYLAQIDGSLPLVCLIVATLTLLIFVVPRRLPSQVKCALALVVVLAGLQMTASHLGTAPDGDPTVAAITMGCQLFCRAIIWITFMECVRQLRIPPFRINGIACLFNVAGSLLFSGTASFGIGEEDLVLGIVYVLLCVTVIAIALPSIGSVGSFGAAERRAHRESDDSDDSVALPSRTLHSFASAHGVSAREEEVLALLLDGCTRGQIERLLGLSEGTVRTHVNAVYRKVDVHSKEQLHQAFADWTV; translated from the coding sequence ATGAATCAGACAGACCATTCGGACAACATGGCGGACGCTTCGCTCCGCCGTCATCATACGTGCGTTCGGGTAGCTCTCCTCGTCTGTGGCATCATGCTTGTCGGAATATGGAGCAACCTCTTCGGATACAGTGCGCTTCTCCTACCCGACCCAAGCGGCGAATACGGCACGACGCTCAGCGACTGGTACGTAGGGGGACGACTCGCCAGCGCCCTGCTGTTCGTGGTTCTCGCCCGCCCCCTCGAACGTCGTCAAGGAGCCATAGGGCTTCTGGTCGGCATCGGCTTGTCCCCGCTCGTTCTGATCATAGCCCTTTCGGCGCGCCAAGGAACGGCGGATACGGCACTGCTGAGCTCCACAACCCTGCTGCCGCTCGGCGCTTTTGCAGCAGGCATTGGGTTTCTCCTCCTTTCGGTGCCCCTGTTCATCAGGTTGATTCACGAGCTCCCCTCTCGATGGGCGGCCTTGGCCACCATGGTCGGCATCGTTGGCGAGTGCGCCGTGTCAAGCGCATTGAGCTTCTACGGCTCGCTCGATGTCCAGCTGATCGCGTGCACCATCGCTCCCGCAGCCAGCGGCCTGTGCCTGTTCGCCTCCGAGCGCTTGGCAGCTCGCGACGGCGCGAAGGCGAAAACCGAAGACGACAACGAGGCTGAGAGCGCGATCGCATCACGTCCGCAAGACGGCGGAATGCCGAGAGCCTACGACGCACGCAATTTTTTCGGAACCGCGCTCATGCTCTTGCAGCTTTCGTTCGCGATGGTGCTCGCGTCATCGCTCAGGTCGCTGAGCAGCATCGGCCCTTGGGGGCTTTTGCACGAAGGGTACCTCGCGCAAATCGACGGCTCGCTTCCGCTCGTCTGTCTGATCGTTGCGACGCTCACCCTGCTCATCTTCGTTGTACCGCGCCGCCTTCCCAGCCAGGTGAAATGCGCCCTCGCGCTCGTGGTGGTGCTTGCCGGACTGCAGATGACCGCCTCGCATCTGGGAACCGCGCCGGACGGCGACCCCACGGTGGCGGCCATCACCATGGGCTGCCAGCTGTTCTGCCGGGCGATCATATGGATCACGTTCATGGAATGCGTGCGTCAGCTGCGCATCCCGCCTTTCAGGATCAACGGCATCGCCTGCCTGTTCAACGTCGCGGGCTCTCTACTGTTTTCCGGAACGGCCTCGTTCGGCATCGGGGAAGAAGACCTCGTGCTCGGCATCGTGTACGTGCTGCTATGCGTGACGGTGATCGCCATCGCCCTGCCCTCCATCGGCTCCGTCGGTTCTTTCGGTGCAGCCGAACGTCGAGCCCATCGCGAATCCGACGATTCGGACGACAGCGTCGCGCTCCCATCGAGAACGCTCCACAGCTTCGCTTCCGCCCACGGCGTCTCCGCACGCGAGGAGGAGGTCCTCGCGCTTCTGCTCGACGGCTGCACGCGAGGGCAGATCGAACGGCTCCTCGGATTGTCCGAAGGTACCGTGCGCACCCACGTGAACGCCGTCTACCGCAAGGTCGACGTACATTCCAAGGAGCAGCTGCATCAGGCGTTCGCCGATTGGACCGTCTGA
- a CDS encoding FAD-dependent oxidoreductase produces the protein MSTITRRNFVGMSGIAGIAAAAGFMGVATGCTQEAAAEQSGFKPGTYRAAAQGMAGYVYLSTTFDESSIIDIEILDENQSVGICEEVYATIPANVIDTQSLGVDVVSGATLTSYAVIDAIADCVSQAGGDADAMRKVKIPVEVQDEEFSYDVVVVGAGLAGLCTAIEAAREGAHVALVEKQGVLGTAVFSSGITYIAPTPDDVEAMYAKWIENAVTTCEYPTVERVRDLCEASPEVMEFLVDVGFEYSVGLNGNLMPTASTGMLRNNIPIRLGSKEPLAKGGEALMRGLEAACAANGVDVFMNTGVTKFILEGDAMAGVVCETPRGVKTYRASSVVLCSGDYGRNPEMVKTYSPESIHDITSTGAGNTGTCMELAIEAGAAVYESQQPMSGSLAFEPENKPVCGQPFDQFPFECMLVDYHGERKVREDAPNNHVQHQYFMDPDRPCAGWAIMDEAVARKVWVMDELLLKTEKGDSKIRAYKADTIEELAKLIEVDASTLASQLDAYNALCESGEDTAFGKEASFLTPMKEGPYYGVLAYSIIRAIAGGVKTNGDFEVIRADGQPIPGLYAAGISSSREYWGDYYPGAMAIALCTHGGYLAGKNAAAHAKA, from the coding sequence ATGAGCACCATTACTCGGAGGAATTTCGTGGGGATGTCCGGAATCGCCGGCATCGCCGCCGCAGCCGGCTTCATGGGAGTCGCAACAGGATGCACCCAGGAGGCCGCTGCGGAGCAATCGGGCTTCAAGCCGGGAACGTATCGGGCGGCCGCACAGGGCATGGCGGGCTACGTCTACCTGTCGACCACCTTCGACGAGTCGTCCATCATCGACATCGAGATCCTCGACGAGAACCAAAGCGTGGGCATCTGCGAGGAAGTGTACGCGACCATCCCGGCGAACGTGATCGACACTCAATCGCTCGGCGTCGACGTGGTGTCCGGAGCCACTTTGACCAGCTACGCGGTCATCGACGCCATCGCTGATTGCGTTTCTCAGGCAGGTGGCGACGCCGACGCCATGCGCAAGGTGAAGATCCCCGTCGAAGTGCAGGACGAGGAATTCTCGTACGACGTCGTGGTGGTGGGCGCAGGGCTGGCGGGACTGTGCACCGCCATCGAGGCCGCGCGGGAAGGCGCGCACGTCGCCCTCGTGGAAAAGCAGGGGGTGCTTGGCACGGCCGTCTTCTCGAGCGGCATCACGTACATCGCCCCAACCCCCGACGACGTCGAGGCAATGTACGCCAAATGGATAGAAAACGCCGTCACCACGTGCGAGTATCCCACGGTCGAACGCGTGCGCGACCTGTGCGAGGCAAGCCCCGAGGTCATGGAGTTCCTCGTGGATGTCGGCTTCGAATACTCCGTGGGGCTGAACGGCAACCTCATGCCCACCGCCTCCACCGGCATGCTGCGCAACAACATCCCCATCCGCCTCGGCTCGAAGGAGCCGTTGGCCAAGGGCGGAGAGGCGCTGATGCGCGGTCTCGAAGCAGCCTGCGCCGCGAACGGCGTCGACGTGTTCATGAACACCGGGGTGACCAAGTTCATCCTCGAGGGGGATGCGATGGCGGGCGTGGTGTGCGAAACGCCGCGCGGCGTGAAGACCTACCGCGCCTCCTCGGTGGTGCTGTGCAGCGGGGACTACGGGCGCAACCCCGAGATGGTGAAAACGTACTCCCCCGAATCCATCCACGACATCACCTCGACGGGTGCGGGAAACACGGGAACGTGCATGGAACTGGCCATCGAAGCCGGAGCCGCCGTGTACGAATCGCAGCAGCCCATGAGCGGCAGCCTTGCGTTCGAGCCCGAGAACAAACCCGTGTGCGGCCAACCGTTCGACCAGTTCCCCTTCGAGTGCATGCTGGTCGATTACCACGGCGAGCGCAAGGTACGCGAAGACGCCCCCAACAACCATGTGCAGCATCAGTACTTCATGGACCCCGACCGTCCCTGCGCCGGCTGGGCCATCATGGACGAAGCCGTGGCCCGCAAGGTATGGGTCATGGACGAGCTCCTGTTAAAAACCGAGAAAGGTGACAGCAAGATACGGGCATACAAAGCCGACACGATCGAAGAGCTGGCGAAGCTGATCGAGGTCGATGCGAGCACACTGGCCTCCCAGTTGGACGCGTACAACGCACTGTGCGAAAGCGGCGAGGACACCGCGTTCGGCAAGGAGGCGAGCTTCTTGACGCCCATGAAGGAAGGCCCTTACTACGGGGTGCTCGCCTATAGCATCATCCGCGCCATTGCCGGAGGGGTGAAAACCAACGGCGACTTCGAGGTAATCCGAGCGGACGGCCAGCCTATCCCCGGCTTGTACGCAGCGGGAATATCGAGCAGTCGCGAATACTGGGGCGACTACTATCCCGGTGCCATGGCCATCGCCCTGTGCACTCACGGCGGCTACCTCGCCGGCAAAAACGCTGCCGCACACGCCAAAGCGTAG